A genomic segment from Candidatus Paceibacterota bacterium encodes:
- a CDS encoding rhodanese-like domain-containing protein, with product MFDIRKIQKGLDSGEAVLIDVRTGDERLSDGYADGSLHLDLARLNGGVLPECSKDTDIYVYCRSGGRAGMACQLLEAAGFSSVSNIGGLHDWVEAGGKVERQ from the coding sequence ATGTTTGATATACGAAAGATTCAAAAGGGGCTTGATTCTGGAGAAGCAGTGTTGATTGATGTTCGCACGGGTGATGAGCGTCTCAGTGACGGATATGCAGACGGTTCATTGCATCTCGACCTTGCTCGCCTAAACGGCGGCGTACTGCCGGAGTGTTCAAAGGACACCGATATATACGTATATTGTCGTAGCGGCGGCAGGGCAGGTATGGCATGTCAGCTTCTTGAAGCAGCAGGGTTTAGTAGTGTGAGTAATATCGGCGGCCTTCACGATTGGGTAGAGGCCGGTGGCAAAGTGGAGCGTCAGTAG
- a CDS encoding YbjN domain-containing protein codes for MTIEAQETSVHPNVGQVLDVIEDVVSVMEWSHERRGDELSTQVPGRWCDYAVQFTWIGQMEFLAFFCVLDMRIEPNRMKEAYELVGISNDKTLLGSFTISAEDRLPLFRIVVPMRGQKRVSPEQIKDMLNETLAECERFYPAFQFVIWGGKNPQEAIRDAMIEVEGTA; via the coding sequence ATGACCATAGAAGCCCAAGAAACCTCCGTCCACCCAAACGTAGGACAAGTACTCGATGTCATTGAGGATGTTGTCTCTGTTATGGAATGGTCTCACGAACGACGGGGAGATGAACTCTCGACTCAAGTACCAGGAAGGTGGTGCGACTACGCTGTCCAATTCACATGGATTGGTCAAATGGAGTTCCTTGCCTTCTTTTGCGTGCTCGATATGCGCATCGAACCCAATCGAATGAAAGAAGCGTATGAGCTTGTCGGTATATCAAACGACAAGACATTACTCGGGTCTTTTACGATCTCGGCTGAAGATCGACTTCCACTCTTTCGGATCGTCGTTCCGATGCGAGGACAGAAAAGAGTGAGTCCTGAGCAAATCAAGGATATGCTCAATGAAACACTGGCCGAATGTGAGCGATTCTACCCAGCATTCCAATTCGTCATCTGGGGTGGCAAGAACCCACAAGAAGCGATCCGTGATGCCATGATTGAAGTTGAAGGCACCGCATAA
- the smpB gene encoding SsrA-binding protein SmpB — translation MADLIRNKKATFNFEILETFEAGIELLGFEVKSLRKKQGSLEGAHVLVRGGEVFLVGATIPPFQPANTPVDYDPERSRRLLLSKKEISELADVEAQKGLTIVPISVYSKARKLKLKVAIARGKKKYDKREVIKKRESKRAIERTLKQQ, via the coding sequence ATGGCAGATCTGATTAGGAACAAAAAAGCAACGTTCAACTTCGAAATCCTCGAAACTTTCGAAGCAGGGATCGAGCTTCTTGGGTTTGAAGTCAAATCGCTCCGCAAAAAACAAGGCTCACTTGAGGGTGCGCACGTCCTTGTGCGCGGCGGAGAGGTATTCTTAGTGGGGGCGACCATTCCGCCCTTTCAGCCGGCAAACACACCGGTAGATTATGATCCTGAGCGCTCTCGCCGTTTGCTCCTCTCAAAAAAAGAAATCAGTGAATTGGCAGACGTTGAGGCGCAGAAAGGGTTGACAATAGTGCCCATTTCGGTGTATAGTAAAGCACGAAAGCTCAAGCTCAAGGTTGCAATCGCGCGCGGAAAGAAGAAATACGACAAGCGCGAAGTGATAAAGAAGCGAGAGAGCAAGCGAGCAATCGAGAGAACCTTGAAACAACAATAA